A genomic region of Arachis hypogaea cultivar Tifrunner chromosome 5, arahy.Tifrunner.gnm2.J5K5, whole genome shotgun sequence contains the following coding sequences:
- the LOC112800407 gene encoding vacuolar protein sorting-associated protein 55 homolog encodes MADLPGYLRSCLSMGKLAFLAILVSGGIVLQILACALYNNWWPMLSAITYVLLPMPLLFFAGSNGSSVFSESESSWVNLAKFLTGFSTIGSIAIPSILKHSGVIGWGAFAMELSSFFVFVLAILCFMGMNDEDDYYSMI; translated from the exons ATGGCAGACTTACCAGGATATTTGCGTTCTTGCCTGAGCATGGGAAAACTTGCCTTTTTGGCAATCTTGGTCTCTGGGGGAATTGTCTTGCAAATTTTG GCGTGTGCTTTGTATAATAATTGGTGGCCGATGCTAAGTG CTATAACATATGTTCTACTCCCAATGCCTCTGCTGTTCTTTGCGGGGTCTAATGGTTCTTCTGTATTTTCTGAATCTGAGAGCAG CTGGGTGAATTTAGCCAAGTTCTTGACTGGATTCTCAACTATTGGAAGCATTGCCATTCCAAGCATTCTAAAGCATTCTGGTGTTATTGGTTGGGGAGCCTTTGCAATGGAGCTTTCATCTTTCTTCGTGTTTGTATTAGCCATATTGTGTTTCATGGGGATGAATGATGAAGATGACTATTACAGTATGATATGA
- the LOC112800409 gene encoding uncharacterized protein — MNRARERKSKTSSPSLIPMGIEPPRDLLPSKHDFPKLLLVLAISTLVACFCNLFFTSFVNPPTKPFCDSNFIHSSHSFSDDCEPCPTHGECYAGMLECFKGYRKHRNLCVEDSEISESARKIVERVEFHLCEEYAQFMCYETGSIWVSEDELWNRLEPFGDVSSDNALYNFTKEKAIESIGKSLELRLNSHGMKEYKCPDSLAEHYKPYACRLRQWILRHILLVLPVFAMLVLLTTLFWNVRRKLRISKRVEELYNQVCEILEDNALTAKSANDEREPWVVASRLRDHLLLPRERKDPLLWKKVEELVQEDSRVDRYPKLVKGESKEVWEWQVEGSLSASKMKNKRDASKTAVKEGMNLNYQNQPIMKAEHKEPLF; from the exons ATGAACCGTGCAAGGGAGAGGAAGTCGAAGACATCGTCACCGTCGCTGATTCCAATGGGAATCGAACCTCCTCGCGATTTGCTTCCCTCCAAGCACGACTTCCCCAAGCTCCTCCTCGTTCTCGCCATCTCCACCCTCGTTGCTTGCTTCTGCAACCTCTTCTTCACCTCTTTCGTTAATCCCCCTACCAAACCCTTCTGCGATTCCAACTTCATCCACTCCTCACATTCATTTTCCG ATGATTGTGAACCTTGCCCAACTCATGGAGAATGCTACGCTGGCATGCTCGAATGTTTCAAGGGTTACCGCAAGCATCGTAATTTATGCGTAGAAGACAGTGAAATTAGTGAATCAGCTCGCAAAATT GTGGAGAGAGTAGAGTTTCACCTTTGTGAAGAATATGCTCAGTTTATGTGCTATGAAACTGGATCAATTTGG GTTTCAGAGGATGAATTGTGGAATCGTTTGGAGCCATTTGGGGATGTCTCCTCGGACAATGCGCTTTATAATTTCACGAAAGAGAAGGCAATTGAGTCAATTGGTAAATCATTGGAGCTGAGGTTAAATTCTCATGG GATGAAGGAGTACAAGTGTCCAGATTCGTTGGCGGAGCATTACAAGCCATATGCCTGTCGCCTTCGTCAGTGGATACTACGGCACATTCTACTTGTTTTGCCTGTTTTTGCCATG CTTGTTTTATTGACAACTCTGTTCTGGAATGTCCGGCGGAAACTACGCATTTCAAAAAGAGTGGAGGAGCTTTACAACCAG GTCTGTGAAATACTTGAAGATAATGCATTGACGGCAAAGAGTGCGAATGATGAACGTGAACCCTGGGTTGTTGCTTCTAGGCTACGGGATCACCTGCTTTTGCCTAGAGAGCGGAAGGACCCTCTATTATGGAAAAAG GTAGAAGAATTGGTTCAAGAAGATTCGCGAGTAGATCGCTATCCCAAGTTGGTGAAGGGTGAATCAAAAGAGGTTTGGGAATGGCAAG TTGAAGGCTCTTTGAGTGCCtcaaagatgaagaataaaagagATGCAAGCAAAACGGCGGTCAAAGAAGGCATGAACCTTAACTATCAAAACCAGCCCATTATGAAAGCGG AGCATAAGGAGCCACTGTTTTGA